The DNA segment GTTTAAGGTtgaattttaaaaggcaaaatgaaacaggaaaaaaaaaaaaaaaaaaaaaaacagagaaaagccaCAGGAATAATGGGAAGCTGGTGTGGTATCCCAGACCTGTAATTCTtacactttggaggctgaggcaagaggactgcaattttaaggctagcctgggctacaaagcaagacactatctaaggaaaaaaatactaGGAATTATGGCTGAGGGTTTAAGGAAGAAAATTATATTATGAAAAGAATCAAATAAACAtgtatattagaaaaataaaatcagcaaaaacacaaaccaaatacAACCCACAACATACTAAAGTGACCAAGATAATGCCATTTTGTCCTGAGTCCATTTTGTTTGTTCAGACAGTTCTCAGCCAACCACCTGCCCTCCCTAACAGTCACATCTGCCTTAGCAACACATCTGAGATCTCCATGACCTCGACCATGATCCAGAtgtattaaacaaaataattaatgtaAACTACACTAATTGAAAAAGGCATAAGTCAAAAATAATTGTCATATTGTGTCTGAAATAATCACTATGCTCTGGCAGGACCAAACATTTCAAGGTTACTCTGACCCTCATCTAACTTGGATGTGAGTTATGTATGGTCTTTGTGATTTCTGCCTTTAAAATGCTACCTCTGAGCTTCAACACCAAGAGACTTGGAGGCATGAGCCCGCTCTTGGTTGCTGACTAATGATATATATAGAAAGAGCAGCTGTTTTAAGACTCACCCAGATTAGAGGCTTGGAAATTCCATCCTACATACAGAGAAGCTGTCACCAGTCCCATGCCAGACACTGCAAGTAGCTCTTCACAAAGTTCTTTCCCGGATGTAACTAACACCTGTGCAGTGGCACCCAGAGTAACCCTACTAAGATGCTGGCGTGGACTCTGCTCACAGGAAATCTTTCCAAGCCTAGACTTATTCTTCCCATCACTGCCTGCTTCCCCATCTGCCTCCACACTAGCTTAACTCTCCAGAGTTACACACCTCCATTCCCTGGAACATGAGCAAGTCAGGAGAAAATGACCACTAGCTTCTTCTCACTTCTCAACATGGGGCTCTAAAGTGATGAGAAAGAAgagtgaaggtttttttttggggggggggtggttttttttggggggagagggtTGTCCCTCCACCTGTGGCCATGATAACAGATAGCAAATTCCTTGAAGATGTACATGCCACAGAATCTCCGAAGGGTAATCACATTTTCTAAAAACAACTAAGGAAATGGAGGCCCACTTGACAAAGTAACTTACTAGTATCACACATTTGCCCAGAGGCAGGGTGGCATCCGTCATGTCTTAATCAGGACTAACCACTCCCCATTATTGCCTCAATGAGGCCCAAACTGCATGACAATAATCCTCTCCCTCTTGAAAATAGTCCTAAAATAGTCCATGAAACTGACAAGGGGTTCTGCTTTCTCTCTTAAATGTCAGCTTTTCTTCAATCAGGTGGCTCCCTTTCCTAACACCTCTCAAAGAATGTAATCTCCTGAGGTTGAAGTCCATACCTCTTCCCACTGGCTATAAACACCAGGAACTCCTTAACTCCTTCACCCTCTCACACACCTCAGGGCCACACCAGAATTTCCAACCCCTTTAAAATGACAGTATTCAAATTCAGTATGTCAAGCCATGTTATTTATCCTTCTGAGACCTCTCTCTTCTGTCATATCTACCTGACTCAATGATCCAAAGAATTCTATCTCCTTCTTCCCCAACCCATTGCTACTGTCTTACTGAGTTAAATATCAAGCGCTACAGCTCTATTTTAACAGCTGCTACTTACTACAATATCTATTAAGTATTTGTCTTCGTTTCCTTTCCTGTTGTTGTGGTAAAATACTCTGATAAAAGCTACTTAAGGAAGAGTTTTTTGACTTACAGttgaggtggggggaggaagcaTACAGCCCACCACAGTGGGGAAGACAAGACAACCAAGAACCTGAAGTGACTAGTCATATGACATCACAATGCGGAGCAGAGAGAGGATGAATACTCAGGATCTCAAACAGAAAATGGTGCTACCCACACTGGAGGGCTCCTCCCACCTCAGGAATCTTCAGAGGCCCATCTCTCAAGTGATTCTacatttttgtcaagttgacaacactaaccatcacagtaTCTAAGACACAGCCCCTTAAAACATCCCACAGTTCAGACACTATTCCCCATGCTTCACAGATCAGCAGAAAGCTAACAAAGATTAAATACCATCTCCAGGCCCAACAAAACATGGTGGGTCAAAAGTGGTATCCTCACCCCACCAAGTGACAGAAAGGACTCAAAAAAAAGTACACAGCCAAAAAAGTCACCAAGCAAAAAAACTATTTTAGATGAAAACCAGCAACAAGATATTGAGACTGGAAAGCTAACCGTACAGAGGTGGCAGTGTGAAACTAACTCAAGAAGTGACTGACAAGGCAAGTCAGCCACAGAACTAACTGCAAAAGCACTGCCTAGCTCTCCAGCAGTTTTCTAAGCACCTAGACAGGTGCAGGCTGAAAGCTGGAGCGCTCTGGGAAAGAACAGGCACCCTCCTACCCTCCCAGCACACTTACTTCCTGAACAAGTGCGTATAGCAGAAAATGGGGAGAAAAGAGGTAGCAAAGTAGGAATGGAGGACAGCCTGCATAGGAAACCCGGCAGGTGCTTTCCTTTGCAGCCCAACAACCAAAACAGCAGCATTCCCAAACTGCAAGCCCAGGGCCAAAACTTACAGACTTACTGGAAGGGGAGTGGCAGGGAATTAAAAACCAACTTTAACATCTTGTTTCCTTACCACTAAACCTTTAGGTTCGTTTATAAACTCTAATGGAAAACACCAACTTCTAATGTTATGGTTCCTAACTTCTTGTTATGTGGCTTCACAGGAGTAGGCCAGGCTATTCTAAGTATTTAAAGGAAACAAGAGATGCTGGCATCCGTGTGGTACCATGCTCAGGGGAGTTCACAATTTCAACACTACATTGCACACATTCCTTCTGGTGACATAACTTTCTGAAGTTGAGTTTGCCcaggatcaaaaaaaaaaaaaaggcagatcaTAAAGATGGCAGTTGTCTGCTGCTCTGAAACAACTGTctttgtgatacctcagtaaaaccccccactctatcccctacagacaaagagaagcttaaaccaggattcctaagtgtagataagaacttagaccccttttccccaggtggctgtatctgctacagggactttggaaaacacagtcaggatattcgaccaaaagactaaaaaggggaggcgggttaaaataaattatatggtctgtgcctttaagaactagcctcacaaagaaaggggagcactccttccaacctccctgctgtgagtgagagatttggaagaacctccctggaggcttgtaaacttagaaaacaccttacttttgcattctgtacctaaagtctccagtggcggctttgggaacgtgatctaggcacaagaccctcactctggttacgatctgggcacaacatctTCAAATCTTATTCAGCCAggctccagctcttgggaggcagaagcaggaggatctctgtgagttcgaggccagcctggtctaaagagctagttctaggacagccagggctacacagtgaaaccctgtcttgataaaaagAGTATTAGAATTCACTCCCAACTACTCTGCTTTCACCAACATGTGTCCCCCTAGCAGTTTCTTTGATTTGATTTCCTACTACACTGTGTATGTAATTCCAGGTATATTTACCAGATCAAACATACAAACTTGAAATCACAAAGACTATAGCAACGTTCTTAGCTGAAAACAGCAACCCAGAGATTTCCacttgtttttattctattttatttcagagacagggtctcatgtggtccaagctggcctggaacttcctatattgccaaggatggccttgaagaGTCCTaatctcctgtctctgtctcccaagtgcctggattacaggcatgtactacccTGCCTGGCCTTTTTGGCCCTGTTAGAATCATTCAACACTTCTACCTTTTTAGCGTTCTAGTCAGCAAGACGCTGAAGTAAGTGTGAGGCCTTTTCACATTTCTCTAACACTGCTAACACAACTGCTCATGAGCGGCAACCTCCTGGAAGCTATCTCATCTTCTGTACCCGAACACCTAATCCAAAGCACAAAAACCTGAGATTAAACTAATTCAGCCCCTATTACTGTTTGCTACCCTTTACCCTTAGATTAAAAGAAACGTAGTCATAGAATGAATGTGTGGAATCCTTCCATACTGTTTCTCTGGCCCCTATCAACAATGGCTAACATTTATAATGCTTTCAGCCTAAGACAAAAGTGGAGTCTGTGTCCACAGAGTACACAGCCAGGCCTGCCTGCTTTATTTCTCTACACTTTTTCTGAAACACTCCCTCTACCCCATATAGAGCTGTGTTATCTTACTTAACACTCACTGACTACATCTCCATGGCCTGTCTGTGTCTCCAATGCAATGACATTCTACAGCTTGAAATCATCAGGGCCAAAAATTAAACTGTAGTGGAAAAATCCAGAATGTGGAAATACCCGGAGCACATCACAGTATGTACAGTACCAAGAGTCACATTGAGAAACAGATTTCTCCTCCAAGTTATCTAACCAGCCCAGGCACCCTGAGGCAAAGCAGGCTTGGAACTGCCACAGGCCTGCCTgacacccccccaccaccaccaccacctaggtGACTCCAGGTGTCCTGCCTCAGGTATCCTGACCTTTCATTTGCTTCCTGATTCCCCACCAAACTCCCTGAGGCATTTTCGGACTTcagttcctcccctccccaatAACTCTTTAATAAATAGCCTCTGTGGATGACCTGGTAGTTACAAACCCTATTTTCTTATACTAGCTTTTATTATCTACACAGCTTTTAACTTAGCCTCACTGGGCACCACTTCTAATTAGCTTATTTCCTCCTGCTGCTTAACCAGCAAACTGCCCAGGGCAGAATTATGTCGCAGTTAATGATTTGCTGCCTCTACCTGatgtatatacagatacatatgtatatatagtctTGCAGACATTAGGAAATAATGTATCTTTTTACAAAGAAATGTGGTGCCATAACTATGCTAGAGTAGCAAGACAAGTCATGATTGAGCAAGACTCCCTGGCACCAAGTCCTCTTGACCcttcccagaaaaacaaaacaaaaaacccatataCCTTTGTTACACTGCATGTGCTGGCAGTCAGTTTCAGGTGGTATCAAATTCAGCGTTCCTGTACCCCTCCCCACCacgcccaccacacacaccccatagcAGAGAGCATCTGGTAAGCAGTAGAGAAATCTATATTTGTTagcaaagaaaaacactgtgcagTGGCAGGAGTCAAAAGCCAAAGCTACAGAACTGGGGAGATGCCTCCATAAGTAAGAAAGCCTGCTCTACAAGCAAAAGGCCCCGAGTTcgaatctccagaacccacagaaaaagctggatgtggtctCATGAACACCAGGATTACTGCAGCTTACTGACCAGCagcctaactccaggttcagtgagagacggTCTCAAGGGAATATAGGTGGAATATAGAACTGAACTCTCcacatccttctctggcctccacatacacatgtgcacatgtaccagacatacacatacactctcacAGCCACACCCACAAACAAACCTACTGACCATGTGAACGTTTTCCTGAAAAATCCTAGAGATTCaacccctcttctctttctctctgtctctcacacccATAGCCATCATCCATCCCAAAGGCTCACCTAACAGTAAGAACTAACATTAGAATGGAGCAGCATGTATTTTGAAAGGCCTGGTCTCAGACTGGTCTTAAACAAGCATGGGAAAAAAACAGGctgaaaaacaccaaaaagaaaactaTGCAGGATGGACAaacggctcaacagttaagagaactggctgctctttcagaggacctaggtttgattcccaacacccacgtgaCACCTAAagcccatctgtaactccagttccaggggatccattaccctcttctggcctccatgggcactaggaaTGAAagtagtgcacagacacacatgcaggcgaaacacacacatgtttatttatacacataaacacaaaaataaatctttaaaaagaaaattataggaatgttattttaaatttttcatcattttatttcttgatttcaaCAATAAAACACCTATTATCTACTGAGGCTAAATTTAAGCAAGACTCTTATGTTCATTAAAAATAGCTTCTCCAGGCAAGAGGCTGTGAGCTGGattgagttgcaggccagcctcctggtctacaaagtgaattcgcAGCCAGCTGaaaccacacagtgagaccctattatggggggggggagagggactAGTTTCTGGACATAATTTGATAAACACGCACGCCTAATTCAACTGTACAAAGCTTTAAAGAGCCCAGCAAGTGTTCTCCACTTCATCTAAGTCTGCCCGGAAAAGAATGTCATGACACAGGTACTTCTGTGCTGGGTGTGGATGTGTTGTTTCCTTAATGAACACCTGACCTCTGTTCCTGAGTAGTACAAACAATAAATTCTTTTCTAGGACCATGTCAGAACCTGGTCTCATGATTGTGACTAGACTGCAAGCCTCAGGAAGGTGGAAGCTTCCCCACTCTTCTTGCTTCTGGCCAGCACCTTTGTACCAGGGTCTGGCAAGCTGCTCAGAAAATATCTGTGGATGAATGGAATACTGAAGAAACAAACTAAGTCCACTGGAATGGTTCCCAATAGCTTGAAagtcttagggggaaaaaaaaaagatcccaaaACTTGTGTGGTAGTGCATCCCCACAATCCCAGaatttagaaggctgaggcagtaggatcaggagttcaaaaccagcctccaATAACataccaagtttgaggccagcttaaaaataaataataagacaaaaaatatgaacaaacaaaaattggattCTATTACCAGGTATTCATATACCTCTTAATAAAGAGGATTTTCCCCCAgcaagcttttaaaataataaaaatgctatcctaaatagtaaaatgacatttttttaaatgcttaaagAACTAAAGAAGCCAGGTGTGACCTGGAGTATGACCCAAGAATGCTTCcagacatttctcaaaatatCCCTGGAGAGGATAAAATTTCTTCCTGGTTGCAAAACTACTACTCTGAAAGGCCCCCAAACATGCTTTGAATATCAGCACTGCCCCTCACTCCCTGGGTGACCTTGGAAAGGAGATTTAACCCTCCTGGGTCCCAGCAAATTCATCATCTGTAAAACAGAACCATTGCTTTGGAAACACCAGGAAAACCATTTCATGTGGTATGGAGGAGGACTTCCCAATACATAGTAAGAAATTCAAGGTTTaattaaaggtttaaaaaattgCTAAAACTAAAAGAACTCCAGGCCTTTAGAGTACTATAGTACAAAATGGAAGTAACTGGACAGGGAAAATGTAAGAAGGATCTTTGGAAAAAGAGAGAATACCACCAATGCATTTGCTAGTCTCCAACAATGGATGTTCTAGTTTTTGCTTGTCTACTCTAACCTTccaggaaatgaaacaaaaatgctctTAAATCCCCAAATGTTCTAAGTAAATAAGCCTCCAAACCATAAACGTTTCAGTACAGCAAAGACTACAATGTAATGAAAACCCTGAAAACAAGAAACTGCCACACCACTGTTAGATATGGCACTCTTCTATAACATAATTTGGAGTTCAACACAATTAGTGATAACTTCGACCTAAGAGTataaaagacaaagtaaaagcAGGCTACTTAGGTCCCTAACTAAGGGAGGAGTGGGGAATTTCACTCAGGGGTAGAGCTAGCTGgtgcttagcaagcacaaggccctgggtttggtctccagcaatggaaggagaaaagagtaaagaaagaaaagaaaaaggaaaatagttCTTAGTTGAAAGCCCCGGGTTTCCTTCAACTCTAGTTGAGATTTCAGGCAGTGTAGGGATTTTCCACTGCGGTGGAACTAgcgagaaaaaaaaacaaaacaaaacaaaacttgtacaaacaaaacaaaacaaaaaccaaattcaGTCTGATTTTATGAGGACGCTGTGAAAAGACTGGTCACGTGCCAATTTGGAAACTTGCAGAAAAGTTATTCCTCAAAAGAAGTATGATCACGGGATATGTTGTGTcatcacttaaaaacaaaacaataatacaCACATCAACCTTTTGGTCAGCACTTAAGTCTCATCTGGTATTTTCAGTTActaagatggaagaaaggaaggaacgcAATTCTGAAACCTCAGCCAAGGTATGAATCAGACAATGTTCCCAACCGCCTACATGGTCTTTGCCCTGGctttatcttccaagctccctcACCTGTGTGGGCCAAAGACATTAAGTAAATGCTCAACTGGGTAGGATGTCAGAGGTCGCCAAACTCAAATAACACGAGCGTCCTTGCTTTCCCCAGCATTAGTCAGTCACTCTGGCGCAAGGTTTGATCTCCTGTGCGTGGGTGTCCCCGTGTGGTTAGGGAAAGACTGGGTATGTGTGTACCCAGGTGTTTGCGTATCAGTCCGTGTGCGCATCTCTCCACCATCCTATTCCTAAGTGTTAGGGGATTTGGGTATCTCTCCTTCCCGGGGTGTTTTATGGATttctcttcgtgtgtgtgtgtgtgtgtgtgtgtacgcacgcgTGTGTACGCGCGCGTGTATATGAGTGTGAACGAGCGTATATGTCCCGAGTGGTTGGGTGTGTGTCCCTCTTCCCATATGTCTGAGTGTGCAAACCCGTCTTTCCTCCTGCGTCAGTCATCAGACTGGGGAGAGAAGTCACCCATGCTGCCCAGCAGTCTACAGACCCGCGCCAATTTGGCGCGCCCCTTGCCCTGGCGGCCCTCAGCTCCTGCCGTTCGTGCACCCTTAACCATCTCCGGCCCGGCCCCAAAGGGACTGCTGACCCCTGCTCACCTTCCAGCCACACACAGGACGCCCCGGGAGCTGTTGGCCAGCCCGCCTGGGTGCAACCAGGGAAGAAAGAGGGCCAGACGCTCGGAAGGGTAGAGAGCGCtagccagctccagctccagcagctaGCGACTTTGGCAGAAGGATCAATATGGCggccgggcggggcggggccgaagcagaggggcggggcctgggcagTGGGGCGACGGGGCGGGGCCTAAGTcggcggggcggggcctggagTGGTAGAACAGGGCCCGGAGCAGGGACCGGGGCCTGAGTTGGTGGGCGGGGCCAGGAGCTGAGGGGCGGGGCCTGAGGCCGTGAGACTGGACCCTGAGGCAAAGACCCTGATGCGGGTCCCTGGAATGTAGGGACAAAGAAAACGGAGCCAGCAAGTCTGGAGTCTGCTCTCCCAACCGATTGCTTTGCAAAATCGCAGTTTTCCTTTGTGCCAGctgctgctctgctcttcccGCCTGCGTTCCTTCTACCGTGTTCACAAATAGTTACTTGAAAGTAGAAAGCGATCATATAAGCACAATGACATAACAGTATTgcactattaaaaaaaacaaatgtgcaAACGAGCAACGAACAGGTAGATGAAAAAAGAATATGTTTGTGAGATTATAGAATAATAGAAGTTTTTCTAATTAAGTTTTTTAGGTTTATGTTTTCCACTCTTTTTACTCCAAGTtcctttccacacacacacacacaccccatccagATTCATCCcttctgtctcattagaaaacaaacaggcttctaaaggataaaaataaaatataataagataaagcaaaaactaacacattggaataggacaaaagaaaaggacatagcccaagaaaaggcataagAAACAAATATAGAAGCACTAGTTTGCACACTAagcaatcccataaaaacacaaactggaagccataatacatataCAAAGAACCTGTAgagtaaaaagaaagataaataagtaaatataaaagtgaaatttggcaccaaaactacacagagaaaccctgtcttgaaaataaacaacaaaaaagtgaaatttaaaattttttaccaTATACAACTTAGTAATCTTTTTCACTTTTTGCTAATTTACTTACACCAAAACTAATGGGCTAATGGGCTGGGCATTATTTtgtgcaaattttatgattttttttccctattttcaGTACAGGTATACAAAAATATCTATGCATTTTCAGTATTCCAAACCAATGTAGTACCGGTGCAATTTGCCTAGGAACTAAGGTGAGCATATTTCTTGCAGTGATACAGAGTTTTTGATACTAAGATAAACTTTAAGTTGGATGATTTCAATATATAAGTACCAAAAATCTGCTTAGcctaaaaaggaattaaaggggTTAGAGTATAGCTTAGTAGTCAAGTATTTGCTTAGGATGTATAAGGGTCTGATTTTAATCCAcaacactacaaaaaaaaatttaaagaagaattaagaaacaaaaatgctCACACCATTTTACTTCTTCCCCAACATAAATTTTATTGACACTTCAAGCTTGGCAAatgtcaaattaataaaatacaccTAGGTCAGATAAACATTTTCTTGAGACCAGCTTTGATTTCATGAGCACAAAGCAAGGGATATTGGTGGGGAGGTACAGTAGAGGAAGGGTTAAGAGGAGTCAATTAGCTGGTGATTGCATGTCATTTTGCTTAGGTGATTCTTATTTcatccaaatatccagaaattgaTAATGaagtgtgttgttttgtttacattgttgttttcattttggggaATTCTTTTTGTCCAATTAATAATCctcaattgtttgtttttaatatactgTGCAATTTCAATTGCTAAGCAACCATTTTTTGATGGCAGGCTGAGACTGCCAATTCTCTCTAGTTAGGACTTTATGCATCCCCAAAGCCAAAATGGTTGCTCTGTTGAGAAGCTGTATGGGAAGCTGGCCTGTACAACCTGTGCCCTACAGCATCCACCTCCTCAAAGATGTAGCCAGGGGGTTCAGAATATGAAGCTGGGCACTTTTGAATTTCCTTAGGAGTGAAACTGGTAGAATAGGTGGTCTGACCTTCTAAAGGGATGTTTGTACAAGGGCCGGACCAGGGAGGCTTGCAGCTTTTGGTATTGACAGGTGTGTGGGCCACATAGTGGGCACGATTGGTGGTCATGTAATCCATAGGCTCATCAGGGAATTTCAGCTGAGGAGCAGGTTTGACTGGCTCTCTGCGGACGTTAGCCCAGTGTTTGTAATCCTCTCTAGTGGTGGTGGAGCCTTCAAAGCGGTCACTCTTCTTTACGTGCTGGACTGGCCGGCAGGACTGAGCAGGAACACCATTAGGGCATGAGTAGTCAGCTTGCACAGTTGTCAGAAGATCCATCTTCCCTTCAGGAGGGATATAGGGGATGGGCTCTTTGGGGATGATCTGGGGTGTTGGCCAAGCTTGGAATTTCTCTCGAAATTCGGTGTTGGATGGAAAGGGTGTGTCTAGCCCAGAGTGCTTGGATACAGGTTTCCAGCTCTTGGAAGGCTCTCCCATCAAACCCTTGTAGGATTCTCTGTGGGTGGTCAGGCCGTCAAAAGGGATTTCACATGGTTTATATTTCTCTGCCTCGTACACATACCGTTTCTCCACAGGGTGGGCCACATAGGTCGATTTATAGCTTGTTGTATTCTCCAGGGGGATGTTACAGAGCTTTAGCACAGATGGAGGTTTGTAACTCACCGTATCCACAAGATGTTTCATGGGATAATCGTCCTGGTGTGTGGTTCTATGATCAAACCTACAGGACGCAGGACGGTATGTTTGCTGTGGACGAAACGAAGGTCTTCTTTGCTGGTTCCAGGGTAAATAATCAGATTTGTACGTTGGCACACTCTCCATTTTGTCAGTACATGGATGTTTGTTGTCTCGAGGTTTGATGGGGCTCACTCGACTGACAGGGCTGTAGTTGTAGTGTTGATTATAGGTGGTGAGGAAATCCATTTCATCTTGGCTTGGAGTGAACTTGTCGGGACGATAGTGTGTCACCGGTACTATGTTGTGAATCCCAAAGTCTCTCTTCATTGTGGACAGGCCTTCCATTGGTATAGTTCCTTTCTGGTACTCCACCTTGGGTTTGAAGGACTCTCGGGGCATGTAAGTATGATAGGTAGAATACTTCTCGGTGTATTCGGAgaaaagacatggtttctctgtcttCTCATAAATCTTGGTAGGGGGATTTGGGCAGTGATGCCTGCCGCAGGAGCAAAGGTCGCAGATGCACTTCCTATTCACGAGTGCCATTCTTCTGACATCACCTCACATCATACCTCCGGGCATGAGTCTCTTCTTGGACCCCCAACCGGCTTGGTGGGAGGACCGCCAAGCTTCAAGAGGCTTGGCAGATGGAGGTATCTTCTTGAAAGAAAACTTCAGCGGCCTGCTTGCACAGTCCACCTGCCCCGTTTCCTTCCCGAAGTTTGCCTTGCACAAGCAAGAATCACTCAGCACACACCCTGCGGGCCTGGCCGGCCTCCGACGGGCAGCGCGGCACAGCGCAGCCTCTGCTGCTGCCAGGACCAAGCACCTCGAGTGGCTGGCCTGGCCCACTAAAGCCTCCGGAAGCCACGGGGCCCAGACAGGGGTTCCTCTGTGACGTCTCCAAGCCCTGAAGGGGTAATAGTGCTGTCACAAGGGCTTCTTGTGAGGTCAGGAAATTTTCATCCCCTCACTGGCCGGCCTATGGCCGGAGTTTCATTGGGTCTTGGAAGAAATATGGAAGACGGGCTGGATGAATTTGAAAAGCTCCCGAGTTCTCAAGTAAATGCATGATCACATATAAAAATTACACTGCCAGCACACTGGGTGGCACCTTCTATCATGCATGGTCCACCTTTGTATGGAAACTCACTCCTTGACTCCCATAAACCTAGCTTTGTTTCCAATTCCTTTGGTATCAGGTGTCTGTTGCAATTCCTTATAAGtattattctttattattcttaGTCTGCGTTTCATCAATGAGCAAAGTTTAGAATTTCCAGTCTGGAGCTGTTATGATGAAATGAAAGTTCTGACCCTCAACCATTATTGAATATATTCTTGCATGGATTCCCCCAAATTCTATACAATGATTGACATTGGTTGGCAACTAGGGAGTCAAAAGTCACCCATATTTGAGCTCTGTCAGCTTATCCCTTGTCAAAAACCTGGAAGCCTACAGAGAGGGGCCAACACAACTTGCACTCCCATATTTGAGTAAACTCCACACCATTCCAAAGCCTTCCAGGACCTGCAGCATAGACATACTTTTACTCTCTTCCCTTGGGTGATTTTAAGATTCACAGGAAGTGAACAGTCAAT comes from the Peromyscus maniculatus bairdii isolate BWxNUB_F1_BW_parent chromosome X, HU_Pman_BW_mat_3.1, whole genome shotgun sequence genome and includes:
- the LOC102912632 gene encoding stabilizer of axonemal microtubules 1-like, with translation MALVNRKCICDLCSCGRHHCPNPPTKIYEKTEKPCLFSEYTEKYSTYHTYMPRESFKPKVEYQKGTIPMEGLSTMKRDFGIHNIVPVTHYRPDKFTPSQDEMDFLTTYNQHYNYSPVSRVSPIKPRDNKHPCTDKMESVPTYKSDYLPWNQQRRPSFRPQQTYRPASCRFDHRTTHQDDYPMKHLVDTVSYKPPSVLKLCNIPLENTTSYKSTYVAHPVEKRYVYEAEKYKPCEIPFDGLTTHRESYKGLMGEPSKSWKPVSKHSGLDTPFPSNTEFREKFQAWPTPQIIPKEPIPYIPPEGKMDLLTTVQADYSCPNGVPAQSCRPVQHVKKSDRFEGSTTTREDYKHWANVRREPVKPAPQLKFPDEPMDYMTTNRAHYVAHTPVNTKSCKPPWSGPCTNIPLEGQTTYSTSFTPKEIQKCPASYSEPPGYIFEEVDAVGHRLYRPASHTASQQSNHFGFGDA